Proteins encoded by one window of Macadamia integrifolia cultivar HAES 741 unplaced genomic scaffold, SCU_Mint_v3 scaffold1401, whole genome shotgun sequence:
- the LOC122063653 gene encoding calcium-dependent protein kinase 1-like, with amino-acid sequence MGNTCVGPSISKNGFFQSVSAAMWRSRLPSDGDISHRTDKEVTSDAPSEGKEPEMSPPIPNQPPEPMMIPKEEPKPAAPPAEPVKPKKPHHKRTESVGLQVDSVLQTKTGHLKDFYTLGRKLGQGQFGTTYLCVEKATGKEYACKSIAKRKLITEEDVEDVRREIQIMHHLAGHPNVISIKGAYEDGVAVHVIMELCAGGELFDRIVQKGHFTERKAAELARIIVGVVQACHSMGVMHRDLKPENFLFVNQEEESLLKTIDFGLSVFFKPGEVFSDVVGSPYYVAPEVLLKRYGPEVDVWSAGVIIYILLSGVPPFWNETEQGIFDEVLHGHLDFSSEPWPSISESAKDLIRKMLVREPKKRLTAHQVLCHPWVQVDGVAPDKPLDSAVLTRLKHFSAMNKLKKMALRVIAESLSEEEIAGLKEMFKMIDTDNSGQITFEELKAGLKRVGANLNESEIHDLMEAADVDNSGTIDYGEFIAATLHLNKIEREDHLLAAFSYFDKDGSGFITQDELQQACEEFGIEDAQLEDMIREVDQDNDGSIDYNEFVAMMQKGNAIGNTGFNKKGLEETFSIRFRDALKLG; translated from the exons ATGGGGAACACTTGTGTAGGACCAAGTATTTCCAAGAATGGGTTCTTTCAATCAGTTTCAGCCGCAATGTGGCGTTCTCGATTGCCCTCTGATGGGGATATTTCTCATCGTACTGACAAAGAAGTCACCAGTGATGCACCATCTGAAGGGAAAGAGCCTGAAATGAGTCCTCCTATTCCAAACCAACCCCCTGAACCAATGATGATCCCCAAAGAGGAACCCAAGCCAGCAGCTCCTCCGGCAGAGCCTGTTAAACCCAAGAAGCCCCATCATAAGAGAACAGAGAGTGTTGGGCTCCAGGTAGACTCGGTGTTACAAACAAAAActggacacttaaaggatttcTACACCTTGGGGCGTAAGCTTGGACAAGGGCAGTTTGGGACAACTTATCTATGTGTGGAGAAAGCAACAGGAAAAGAGTATGCTTGCAAATCGATTGCGAAAAGGAAACTGATAACAGAAGAGGATGTAGAGGATGTGAGAAGGGAAATTCAGATAATGCACCACTTGGCAGGCCATCCCAATGTTATTTCGATCAAAGGAGCTTATGAGGATGGTGTTGCTGTTCATGTTATCATGGAATTGTGTGCAGGAGGTGAACTATTTGATCGGATCGTTCAGAAGGGTCATTTTACAGAGAGAAAGGCAGCTGAACTTGCTAGGATTATAGTTGGTGTGGTGCAAGCTTGCCATTCTATGGGAGTCATGCATCGAGATCTTAAGCCTGAGAATTTTCTCTTTGTAAATCAGGAGGAGGAATCTCTTCTTAAGACAATTGACTTTGGATTGTCTGTATTCTTCAAGCCAG GGGAAGTTTTTAGCGATGTGGTTGGCAGCCCTTACTATGTTGCCCCAGAAGTTTTGCTAAAGCGTTATGGTCCAGAAGTTGACGTTTGGAGTGCTGGGGTGATCATTTACATTTTGTTAAGTGGGGTCCCTCCATTTTGGAATG AAACCGAGCAAGGGATATTTGATGAGGTCCTGCATGGCCATCTTGACTTTTCATCAGAACCCTGGCCTAGTATCTCAGAAAGTGCAAAAGATTTAATTAGGAAAATGCTTGTTCGAGAACCAAAAAAGCGGCTAACTGCTCATCAAGTTCTTT GCCACCCTTGGGTCCAAGTTGATGGTGTGGCCCCTGATAAGCCTCTTGATTCTGCAGTTCTCACACGATTAAAGCACTTTTCAGCCATGAACAAACTGAAGAAAATGGCACTAAGA gTCATTGCAGAGAGCCTTTCAGAAGAAGAGATTGCTGGCCTTAAAGAAATGTTCAAGATGATAGACACAGATAATAGTGGCCAAATCACTTTCGAAGAACTCAAGGCTGGATTGAAAAGGGTTGGTGCAAATCTGAATGAGTCTGAAATACATGATCTAATGGAAGCA GCTGATGTTGACAATAGTGGGACCATTGATTATGGGGAGTTCATTGCTGCAACATTACATCTAAACAAAATTGAGAGGGAAGATCATCTATTGGCTgctttctcttattttgacaAAGATGGTAGTGGTTTTATCACCCAAGATGAGCTTCAACAAGCTTGTGAGGAGTTTGGCATAGAGGATGCTCAATTGGAAGATATGATCCGAGAAGTAGATCAGGACAAT GATGGAAGTATAGATTACAATGAGTTTGTGGCCATGATGCAAAAGGGAAATGCAATTGGAAATACTGGCTTCAATAAGAAAGGCTTAGAAGAAACTTTCAGCATTCGATTTAGGGATGCTCTGAAGCTTGGTTGA